The DNA region AAGATTATTATATGATTTGGTTAGTCCCTGTTCCGTAGCTTTGATATTGGAATGTTAAGAAGAGAGATCGGGGCGCTTTTCGGTGGTGCCATAGAATGTTTTTGTGATGCTACTGAGTCTCGGGAGGCCTCGCGCGAATCACTTCGGGAACCCGCCCTCAGTACTGGTCGCGTCTGGGTATCATGAAACAGAGGTGAATTCTTTGTTGTGTTGTTGTCACTGCTTGTGATACTTGTTGTAGATATGCTCTTTCCCATTGAAGGCGTATTGGCTGTAGAAGGTCGTGAGAACTTTGGTGTCGCGAAATGTTCCTGCGGCTTATTCCTGCCACTGTTCATGCTCAAAGCGCTTTCCTGATGCGAGAGAGATGCGGAAGACGCTGAGCCCATCTGGCTGCTTATTGAAGGTTTGGTTGTcagtttcttggaaggTGTATTAACGCTTGCTGTATTGTGTGCGCACATAATTGGTGTTCTGGGCGACCATACGTTTTGGCTCCCAACGGATGTCCTTCGGCTGGTGGAAATTTGCGGCAGAGGAGGTAAGCTTGATGTTAAAGACTGTACTGCCGGGGAGCTGGTGAGCAATGGCGACCCTgtattttcaaagaagggCTGGGGTATGGTGAGTGGCGAAGCTACGAACTGGTAGCTAGGCCTCTTTGACAATTTCGCGCGAGCCTGCTTCTCCTTTAAAGCCTTTTGATATGCTTCGGCTAACTCAAAAGTCTGACACAAGTCTGCCGGCGTCCATTCACCAAGCTTTTGGCTCTCCAAGTCCTCCATATTAGCTTCTAGCACAAGCATTCTCATGCAGCTCTCGCTCCCATACATAAGGCAGGTATGCAATGCCGTGTTTCCGTTATCATCACGTACACTAATATCTGCACCGAGGCTAAGCAGAAGGCTCAAACATTGGTGATGGTCGTGTAAACATGTCATCTGTACGGGTGTTAGACCCTTGTGGCCTTTCATGTTCAGACAGTACGGGAAGTGCTGCAATAAAAGGTGAGCAGTTTGTTCATGACCATTTAATAGAGCTAAGTGCACGCATGTGTTACCTTTGAAGGTTCGCAGTACCTCGCTCTTACCATGGCCCAGTTGGACCAAGTGTACGCATGTTAGATACCTTCCGTAGTAGGATGCGTAGTGAAGTAATGACCACCCGTTACTAGGGTCTATGACGTTTATGAGGTCTGGGAAACGCGAAAGAATGCGTTTCACTATCAACAGCTTCCCGACCATTACTGCATTTCGCAGTCTAACCCCGGGGTCATCCAACATTGTTCGGCTAATCAATTCTTAGCGTTGATTTATCGGATTATGCATCGAATAAATTAAGTGCTTCTTTATGGAAATTCTAAAGAACAATGTCCGTAACACAGGGAAAGTTGAGCCTTATGTATCAAATATCTAAACAATACCTACTGCTGCGCTACAGATCAACCTTAAGAAACtttgcaagcttttggTTGAACTCCTCTGGGTTGTCAAGGTACAAGTGATGACCAGCATCGGAGACAACGGAGTAATCAGCCTTAACGGAtcctttggttttgttgatttgTCTGACTATAACACTCCCTGCTTCTTTGCTCATCCAATCATGGCTTCCGTACATCCAAAACGAGTCACATTTGAGATTCTCTGGTACACGACTTAGAAGAGGCACTCTTGCCAACACGCCAGGCGCCAAGATCCGAGTCAATGCGTATTCGCCACTTCCAGAACCACTGAATATGCTGTAACAATACTCATGGAACGTGAGGAGTTGCTCCGTATTTTCTGCAAAGGAGAACCTGCGGAAAGACCATCTCGAAGAAAGTAGTGGTCCTGCTGGCCCTGCGCTCCTCAACAAGCCAAATGGCGAGATATTGTAGGTCCACATAGAAGAAAATATCCAGGGCATATTTGGTACGCGTTCAACGTTTCCGGCTTCGTCAGGAACGTGAAAAGATGACGATGTCTTGACGGGGTCATCGGTGGTAGGTCTCCCCGAACTGTTGGTCACCTCCTTGGACAGGTCCGGTCCGAGCTCGCTGGCGTTGTTATGCGATGGAGTGTGTTCTTTTGTGAGGTCGAATACAGACTTTTCAACTCCTACAGGGCTTACAAGAACCAATTTCTCCACACGTTCAGGGAACTTGAGAGCGTAACAGCAACTTAAGTACCCGCCCAGCGAGTGCCCAACTAGTACAAACTTGTCAAGCtttcgctgctgccgccaTTTCTCAAGCGAatcaatgaagaaattctCCGCTTCGTAGACTTCTTCCTTAGTAACGCGGCCTCTCTTGATAACACTTGAGATTAATCCTGTTCCAGGGAACCTTGGCCTCGACGAAAGTCCACAACCTAACATATCTAGAGCATGTAGATTAATACCTGGGATGCGACTTAAACCATCGAAATTTCTCACAAAAAGTCCGAGAGCCGCTCCATACCCATGCACCATCACCAAGTCCTTACAATAGTCGCGAGAGCACGACTCAATATTTTGGATCGAAAATTCATGAATGTGCTGTTTGTTGCCAATATCAACATCTAACAACTCGCAATTGCGAATAGAGTCGCCGCCTGGAAAGAACTCTAGTGTTGATAAAAGTTTCTTCTCATTTTCCTTGGCATCTGCCCGACTCCACCAAGTCTTGAATGCCTTCTTCCAACCGtaaatcttcttcagctcttctatCTCAATGTCGGTTGGTGGACGCAGATCAGACTGCGTTTGGCCAGTCATATCGTTGCTCGTTCTCCTCTCTGCTGAGCGAAAGAAGCGAACCTGTGATTTGATGAAGTTCTCGCAGATCTATATATACCTAGAAACACGACGCTTGAAATAGTTAACGCCACCTTGACAAGGAAATAAAAATTAAAGTAATGTCATTAGTCAGTGTGGTGTACAAATTTAGCACCTATAAAGCCAAGGCAGAACCCGGTTGCGTGCTGAACGaagtgcttcaaaagagtGTTGTTCATTTTAAAGTGGAATCGGAGAATAAGTCATGGATCCTAACTCACCACGGCAAGGAATTGCCCCTAACTGTACCTCTGAGACTGTTGAATCTTCCCAAAGGCGCCAAACTGGAGCTGAACCATTGTATCGAGAAAGCAGCAAGCGAAGCGAAAATGTTTAGGGTTAAATTCCAAGTTTTGGGTAGAGGTGTGGAAGTTGTCGCAGTTCAGCAATCCGATAGTATCATTAAAACAATTGAAAACATCTGCGAGAAAAATAGTTGGACCCTTGACCCccaagttttgaaattgcAGTGTTTTTCGAAAGTTTGGAACTATGAAGCCCTTGTGACTGCCTCTTTCGCTCATCTCGGAATATTGGAAGATGTAGCTGTAAGACTGACCATATCGAACTCTGTTGTGCCTGCGAAACCCTCAGTGGAGAAAACACCTTCCCTAGTTGAATACAAAAAGGATCACACACCGCCCCAAATTGCTGAAAAGCCACTTCTGCATGAAGTCTTGGCGTATGTACCAAATGAGACGCCTTCGACAGCCACTAAACAGAATGTGGCGGATGAAGATTATGAAGTCTCAATAGGGCAGTTCAAGAGCTATCAAAGAACAATCTCGAAGAGCGCTGGTAGTAATGAACTGCTTACCAAACGCATGCGCGaggaacaagaaaatgcTAAAAAGCATGTTATAGACCAGTGCAATATAAGAGTTCGATTTCCAGACCGTGCTTGCATTGATATCAACTTCAATCCAGACGAGACCATGAATTTGGTCTATGAGGCCATAAAAAGGTGCTTAGCGGACAGAACCGTATCTTTTAGACTGTATTACTCTCACCCACACAAAGAGATTGAGGACAGTGAAGCAAAACTGGTCGCAGATTTAGGTTTTGGATCGAAAACACTCTTGGTTTTCGAAACTAATCATAAGGGACCATATCTAAAGGAAGAGCTTCTACAAAAAGCTAAGACTCTGGCAGATGCTCAAAGTGCCGCATTGCAAGAGCAACGTGGATCCCGAACGAACGAACTTGGTGAGGAAACAAGTCACGCACAAAGTAATAAGGTAGGGGAAAGTTCCGTCAAATCTTCTGCAGGGCTGCGAATGGGCCAGAAGCCCAAGTGGCTAAAGCTCGGAAAAAAATAGTTAAGATTCATTCTATAAACAAGATAATGCTACTTCATCATGTATTGATGACTTCGATACCAACTTCCTCGAATGCTTGTTGGACGCGTTCCATTTCATGGCTTCTATAACTTCTTAGGAAGTTCAGGATATTTTGTTCGACTTGAAGGCTGTAGTCTGTGCTTGTTTCACCCAGAATATCACCCTTCTTGATGCGGTTTTCTACGTTTCTCCTTGCAGTGTTGACAACCGGGGTTGTGAACTTCTCTACGCCTGAAAATTCAGCCTTCTGACTATCGAGCCGTTCACGCTCCACCGCAATATACTCCAATTTCAGGCCACCGTTAATATACCTCTGTAATTTACGGTCGATTTCGATACCGTTTATGTGCCGCATGTATCTAAGGATTGCAGGAATGTATGCCCAATCGCGGACCTTGATGAATGCTTGTAAAATTGTATGGTAAAAAGGCCTATCAGGAAGAATATTGTCTTCAAGTACCATCAGTTTGAAAAGTGTCCTGAAATCATAATTAGGATGAACAGTGATTTTAGATCTCTCTGCTGAGATTTTGTACCCCCACGCCTTTTGGTTTGATCTAATTTCAGTCGTACCCAGGCCGTTTTCAAACCGTGAGAAGTACAGTATAAGAGCTTtccaaatttgaaaatacaAGGACTTCGTGATTTCACGGCGTTCAAAAAAcgaaagaagctttctaTTTCCTTTCGATTCTtctgtttttgagcatctAAAATCCATCAGTGGATTTATGATATTGAAGCAATTGTCTAAGTTGGCGGTAACTGTAAAGTGAGTAAGAAGAGAAGTCATTAGAACCGAGTTATACTGAACGTTGCCTTTGTTCACTTTTTCTACTATCTCCTTAATCTTTGCTTCGTACTCATATTTCTCCCGAGGAttcttggccttttgaacttttctacTGTAGTGATCGATCCAAACTGCATAATGATGAGCATTGATTCCAGAAAAatcatcttcatcaagagAAAGTTTTGATTCTTTAACGCTTGACGAGTATGAATTGGCGTCCTTCATCAGAGAAGCAGCTAGATCCTCTTTTccacttttcaaaagagctTTCAGCAAATTatgaagcttcttggagtGAACAGTTTCATCTTGTATATTCTCAGGGTTTCGCGGGAGATTCTTATTGGTATTTGCAACAAATTGTTCAATATTTTGGGTCAAAACAGGTTGAGATGCGATATCCGAAATACTGTCAAACAAAACGGTATCAAACTTCTTTTGTATAGCCTCCACATGAAAGCGGCGTGTAGCATTGGAAAACGCTTGGCGCAGTAACTTCATGTCCTTGCCAGATAGCAATGAATGCATGTCTTTTTCGAGCACGTCGAAGCTTTTAAGTAGATGTAACTTTAGATGAACTAAAGCGGTTGAAAGAAGATTTTTATCGACATCGGGGAGCTTGACGAATTCTGCAAGCAATGCTAGTGCAGGTTTTTCTCTATTTCGGAAGAGGTGATACTGTATTATCGCTACAAAGTCTGCCTCAGtgacttgttctttctcaTTTAAAAACAAGTCCGCTTGCGTCtcactttgaaaaaaaattcccTGGGggttttgctgctgttgagaAGATAGCTTCAGACCATATGCTGAAGCCACATTGATCAACAGCTTTGTTAGCTTTTCAGAACATTGGTAATTCCTTAAGTACAGTTTCTTGCGGATGGCTGTTCGCAGGACTTTGGGGCTAATATAATCACTGCCAAAAGTTTTAAGTGAATGCTCAAGCAACTTGTCGAATTGTCGTATGTGGTTTGCTCTCAGGCATACCATCATTCCCATTTCAAACCACCATCTtttttcaaccttttcgCGGTAGGTATTGAAGAGTTCCAAAGCCTTTTTATAGAATCCATAGTAAACTAAGGATTCTATATAAAAGGATTCATTGATCGGATCCATCCTGACATTACCTAGCGAGTAAATCAAATGTCCGGAAAGTAGAATGCCCCTCTGTCGAAGCTTGTaagcaggaagaagttTGGAAATCTCAAAAGCACCAACCATCTGTTCTACAGATATAATGTCAGCCTTAGCGAGTCTATTCATATTGAGATCTGATAAGACGCGAAACAAGCACTCTGTATTCGGCAAAAGTGAGcggccttcttcatcttgcGAACTTTCCATCAGCTCACGTAAGATAGCTTTTTCTAGCTCCCGCTCTGAGCTAATTTCTTTGGCGGAATGCTCCGACTTCTCGGAGTCGTGTATCGTCTGAAGCATTTGCAGCTGCTCAGGCCCCATGCTCTCGAGCCTCCTAACCTCCTGCTCCGACTCTTTCAGTAAGAAATCGAAAAGTGCCTTCATGCGGTCTTGATTTGGGCTTTTGTTATTGACTAGAGTGCTCTTCAATGAGTTTAGATGCTTCGATGATTTCTTAAATGGTGACTTTGAAGACTCCAAGTACTCAACCAGCATATCATCAACAGGCCCCGATTCATCAATCTCCCGAAATCCTAACCTTCTCAAATCCCTTTCCACTGACTCAGGAGAGTGTGCTTGAAGCCTAAGTTCCCTGGGCTGTAGAAGCTCGCTTTGTAACGAACTAACCTGTGGAACATGGTTGTACCGGGGTTTTAGCCGCTTGCGGTAGAAGCGTAACTGTGAGCCGATGCGCGCTCGCACGCAAATGTCGCGACATGAAATCATTTCAGGCTCTCGCGATACATGCTCACTTCTTCACAACGACAGGCTttcgaagctcatcgccaaaTCTGTAATTTTCCAGTTGGCTAAACCGAGGGCAAAAATTTAGCCTCGGTTTATATAAGCAAATAATCATGTAGAACTCATCGATATCGCAATAGCGCTGACGGTCTTCGTCAAGGCGGGCGCATAGAGGTATCAAACGGTGACTTTAGCTATGAGTGAACATCATGCAATTTTGTATATAACTATGAAGCCTTTTTCTCGCGGTTAAACGAAttatttcttctttccGCTTTTCAGCCGACCCTCGAAACCAGCCCTCTTCTTGGTAGGCGCTACACCTTTAATACCACGCTTCATTTTTTCGCGGTGATTTCTCTTCTTGcccttgttttctttgcgAATTTGCAAGttctcttctcttctcttttgcttgTCGGAGATGGCAGTGGCCACGGCTTCTTTACGCTCGCGCCACTCGACGGCAgactttctcttcttggcctctTTGCGCTTTAGAGCTTTGCGTAGCAGCTTCTCGTCATCACGCATGCGTTCACCCTCAGCCTGTAGCATGGCACGCTGCCAtttctccttctctttttgttgtatCTGAACCAGTTCATCCTCTGATTCCAGCTTCGCGCGCTTAGCCTCTGTAGCACTGAGGTGAGCTTTGATGTCGTTTTTGGAAGGACCTTTCTTTTCGCGGGCCTTCCTTAGGCGCTGAAGATCAGAGGTTGCACGCGATCCGTCGTCAAATACAATATTCTGGAACATGAGGTCATTGGCTATCCCGTCGTCCACGCGTCTCTTTTTAGATACCGTCTCTGAGTCGCCTTCGGCGTCTGAACCGGAGTTAGATTCGTCGCTAGAGTCTTCGTCCTTTGGAGTGTTTTGTTCGGTTCTTTTGCGcttcagttcttctttccGTTTACGTTGAGCCAAGATGGCCTCGCGCGAGCTAAGCGCACCAGTGACTTGTGTACCTGGGGCTCTGCGCTTTTCTTTCATAGCCTGGATCTTCTCTTGCAGCTTCGCgcgcagcttctcaaggttttgttttttggaGGCCTTTGAGTCGGCGGGCGGGGCAGGTTGGTCCTCAACTGCAGAGGCCGCCTCGGCCGCTGGCTTGTCAAAGGATTCTGGCTGGGCCTCCACCTTGTTGCCCTCGTCGTCGAATATAACGTCTATGGAgtcttcatcgtcttcctcgCCCTTGGAGCCGTCCTCCTGCTCGCTCTCGATTTTGCTATTTACAGGACCCTTGGGCTCCGCCTGCACCTGGCCGGCGTTTTCGCCTGTCTCTGATGCACCCTCGTCGCCGCTGGTGCTCTCCTCCTCCacttcctcctcttcctcgctgcttgcttcttcttgttcacgAGAGGGCTTCTGGCCCGGAATAACAGCCGGCTTCCCATTTTTCTCGCGCGCCTCCATGACCTCTAACGCAGACGCAGACTCCTCGTTTTGTTGCTCTGGATCCAACTTCTTCCGCTTATCCAGTTTCGATTGTGCTttggtcttctttttggccttcCATTGGTCTTGCGTTTTATCGTCGTAGTAGTATTTGGCCGGTATCAGCGACAGCAGGCCGTCGAATGCATTAGAATTTATCCTCAGACGCTCTTCCAAGGAGTTGCTCATTTTGTGGCTAGTGGACTTTCCAGAGGATGAGCTGCTGATGTCCAAGTCGCTTCTTGTTATGTTCGCACTCCAGTCTGAGATGCGATGCTCATcgccaaaaatttttctttcgacatggaaagagaaaagcttttgaagaagccgCTGACAATGCGGGAAGAAGCGATATGAAGATTGAAGAACACCGGACAACAGGCGAGTTTTGTGCGGACGGTCTTCGGCCGTGAGCAAGCACGGGTCTGCCTTGGGATGTAAATAAATTAAATATTGTGTGTAGCGTGTCGATCTGAGTAGCGTTTCACACGCTTTCGGAATATTCCGAGAGCGCTGGGAAGCACTCCTGGGGGACTCTTATGTTGTGTGCAGGGGCAAATACAGTGTAAGATTTTCGCTCAAGGTGGCTGAGGGAGCGTAGACGCCAGCTGGTGTTGAAGCTTGACACTACGTGGATGCGTCGACACGTGGATATGCGTCCAGATACTGCATAGAGAAAGGAGCGTCATGACTTATGAGTAACTGCGGACTGCGCTGAGCTCTGCAACGTAATGCGCCCAACGTTCGCTGCTGCCGGCTCGCGCGTCTGGTGCTGAGCGCTCAAAGGCAACTACATAAAGTGTGCTTTTTACAGACGAAAGAAGCTTCGAGAACACATATATTGAGCCAGCTCGCGAAGCTCAGGCTAAGTGGCTGTCTCACCGCGGCAAACTTTTGGGCATCGCGCGCTGTCATGCGCCGAAATTTGAACCCCGAACAGAGAACGGCGCGCGCAAAGCGTCCACGACAATAACCGCCCCCAAGCCGCCCCCAAGCCGCCACACATTAAGCCATGTATTTCGCACTACTGGGGGCAGGGGCCAGCCCTCAACCTTTCACTTCGCTGCAATATTCCATGGTTGAAGAGTCCATCGTACGCAGTGAAGACATATTAGCTTTACGCCAATATAAAGATCAGAGACCCTTAACCCGCTCTCACGCCTCCAAACTGTGACCAAGCCGCAGGCCGACCAAAGAAGGCCGTCCGCATTGTACAATGGGATGATTAACTAGCGCTACCGCACGCCTCATAAACACAACCCTGCATGCCGCACCAGGCCAATCGGCCAAGCGCAAGCAACAGAATGCTACCAGGCACGAGCGCCAGAGTATTAACTGAGCGCAAGCTGAAGTAAACAGAGTAGGTGCGCTCATCATCGCATGTCTCCCCGGCGCGTGCCAGAGCTCGCCCAGTCGTCCCGCCGCGTCTGGTTCGCCTTACGTAATAGTATTATGTCATCACGCCCTCGCATCACGTGTCATCTTCGAGCAGCAGTACGTGATCCGGTGAGATCCCGAGTCGCAGCACAACCACTCATGCTTTCCTACCGCATTCCTTCTCTATTCCCACCGCCAGCAAACAAGCTCTCCTGCGCATTTAAACGCTTTCTGGCTTGGCCGCGCCCTCCTCGAGGTCCGCTACATCGCTCCGGGTAATAAGCTTCACGCCTGAGTTGTCGGGCATCGCGTCGCCAGTGAATTTTTCACCAATTTTTTGTCAATTTTTTTATATCTAAACACGCCGGCGCCTGGTATATATACTGCAGCGAAAAATgaagtgaaaaatttcaagcacTTTCGAGTAGAACGGACTAAGACTAAAAACCCCGTGGAAACATGTCTCAGGGAACTCTATACGTTAACAGTCTGGCTAGGGGCTACCTCCCTTCCGCCTTGGTCAAGTACCTCGGTCTTGACATCGAAATCGTGGACACTGAGAAGGATCaggaaagcttcttgaagcaGTTCCCATTGGGCAAGATCCCAGCGTTTGTCGGTCCTGAGggcttcaagctcactgAAGTGATGGCCATCGCTTACTACCGTATGTTTTGAAGCGAGACAAGGAAAAATAGCGGGTTGCCACGTGCTGCGTGCGCGCGTTGCCGAGTGTTTGCATGATGAGAAACCTTTTTTAAATCATAACAGTTATCCCTGTCTGAATGGGTACCAAAAGCTAACACTCATGTGTCGAGAAATTTTGCTCTGAGCCAAACACCGGACACGCCGTAGCGCAGCCCAGCTGGCGCCCCGCGGACGCTCTACAAGACGTCGTACTAACTACTCTACAGTTGTCAACCTCAAGGGTGACgagaacatcaagaaggtcTTGTGCGGTGCCACCTTGGAAGAGGAGGCCCAGATCATGCGCTCTCTGTCCTTCACCAACAGTGAGTTGGCTGTTGCCTTCCCAACCTTCGCTCTCATGCTGCTCGGTAAGTTGCCTtacaacaagaagatctgCGACGAGAAGAGAGCCGCCTTCGACGCCTGCATGGACGTCTTCGAGCAGAGACTGAGTGAGT from Lachancea thermotolerans CBS 6340 chromosome C complete sequence includes:
- the UBX4 gene encoding Ubx4p (weakly similar to uniprot|P54730 Saccharomyces cerevisiae YMR067C UBX4 UBX (ubiquitin regulatory X) domain-containing protein that interacts with Cdc48p) gives rise to the protein MSLVSVVYKFSTYKAKAEPGCVLNEVLQKSVVHFKVESENKSWILTHHGKELPLTVPLRLLNLPKGAKLELNHCIEKAASEAKMFRVKFQVLGRGVEVVAVQQSDSIIKTIENICEKNSWTLDPQVLKLQCFSKVWNYEALVTASFAHLGILEDVAVRLTISNSVVPAKPSVEKTPSLVEYKKDHTPPQIAEKPLLHEVLAYVPNETPSTATKQNVADEDYEVSIGQFKSYQRTISKSAGSNELLTKRMREEQENAKKHVIDQCNIRVRFPDRACIDINFNPDETMNLVYEAIKRCLADRTVSFRLYYSHPHKEIEDSEAKLVADLGFGSKTLLVFETNHKGPYLKEELLQKAKTLADAQSAALQEQRGSRTNELGEETSHAQSNKVGESSVKSSAGLRMGQKPKWLKLGKK
- the SOV1 gene encoding Sov1p (weakly similar to uniprot|Q04748 Saccharomyces cerevisiae YMR066W SOV1 Synthesis Of Var (putative) involved in respiration), which encodes MISCRDICVRARIGSQLRFYRKRLKPRYNHVPQVSSLQSELLQPRELRLQAHSPESVERDLRRLGFREIDESGPVDDMLVEYLESSKSPFKKSSKHLNSLKSTLVNNKSPNQDRMKALFDFLLKESEQEVRRLESMGPEQLQMLQTIHDSEKSEHSAKEISSERELEKAILRELMESSQDEEGRSLLPNTECLFRVLSDLNMNRLAKADIISVEQMVGAFEISKLLPAYKLRQRGILLSGHLIYSLGNVRMDPINESFYIESLVYYGFYKKALELFNTYREKVEKRWWFEMGMMVCLRANHIRQFDKLLEHSLKTFGSDYISPKVLRTAIRKKLYLRNYQCSEKLTKLLINVASAYGLKLSSQQQQNPQGIFFQSETQADLFLNEKEQVTEADFVAIIQYHLFRNREKPALALLAEFVKLPDVDKNLLSTALVHLKLHLLKSFDVLEKDMHSLLSGKDMKLLRQAFSNATRRFHVEAIQKKFDTVLFDSISDIASQPVLTQNIEQFVANTNKNLPRNPENIQDETVHSKKLHNLLKALLKSGKEDLAASLMKDANSYSSSVKESKLSLDEDDFSGINAHHYAVWIDHYSRKVQKAKNPREKYEYEAKIKEIVEKVNKGNVQYNSVLMTSLLTHFTVTANLDNCFNIINPLMDFRCSKTEESKGNRKLLSFFERREITKSLYFQIWKALILYFSRFENGLGTTEIRSNQKAWGYKISAERSKITVHPNYDFRTLFKLMVLEDNILPDRPFYHTILQAFIKVRDWAYIPAILRYMRHINGIEIDRKLQRYINGGLKLEYIAVERERLDSQKAEFSGVEKFTTPVVNTARRNVENRIKKGDILGETSTDYSLQVEQNILNFLRSYRSHEMERVQQAFEEVGIEVINT
- the AVO2 gene encoding Avo2p (similar to uniprot|Q04749 Saccharomyces cerevisiae YMR068W AVO2 Component of a complex containing the Tor2p kinase and other proteins which may have a role in regulation of cell growth), with translation MLDDPGVRLRNAVMVGKLLIVKRILSRFPDLINVIDPSNGWSLLHYASYYGRYLTCVHLVQLGHGKSEVLRTFKGNTCVHLALLNGHEQTAHLLLQHFPYCLNMKGHKGLTPVQMTCLHDHHQCLSLLLSLGADISVRDDNGNTALHTCLMYGSESCMRMLVLEANMEDLESQKLGEWTPADLCQTFELAEAYQKALKEKQARAKLSKRPSYQFVASPLTIPQPFFENTGSPLLTSSPAVQSLTSSLPPLPQISTSRRTSVGSQNVWSPRTPIMCAHNTASVNTPSKKLTTKPSISSQMGSASSASLSHQESALSMNSGRNKPQEHFATPKFSRPSTANTPSMGKSISTTSITSSDNNTTKNSPLFHDTQTRPVLRAGSRSDSREASRDSVASQKHSMAPPKSAPISLLNIPISKLRNRD
- the RRP14 gene encoding ribosome biosynthesis protein RRP14 (similar to uniprot|P36080 Saccharomyces cerevisiae YKL082C RRP14 Required for normal pre-rRNA Processing Protein required for cell viability); protein product: MSNSLEERLRINSNAFDGLLSLIPAKYYYDDKTQDQWKAKKKTKAQSKLDKRKKLDPEQQNEESASALEVMEAREKNGKPAVIPGQKPSREQEEASSEEEEEVEEESTSGDEGASETGENAGQVQAEPKGPVNSKIESEQEDGSKGEEDDEDSIDVIFDDEGNKVEAQPESFDKPAAEAASAVEDQPAPPADSKASKKQNLEKLRAKLQEKIQAMKEKRRAPGTQVTGALSSREAILAQRKRKEELKRKRTEQNTPKDEDSSDESNSGSDAEGDSETVSKKRRVDDGIANDLMFQNIVFDDGSRATSDLQRLRKAREKKGPSKNDIKAHLSATEAKRAKLESEDELVQIQQKEKEKWQRAMLQAEGERMRDDEKLLRKALKRKEAKKRKSAVEWRERKEAVATAISDKQKRREENLQIRKENKGKKRNHREKMKRGIKGVAPTKKRAGFEGRLKSGKKK
- a CDS encoding KLTH0C01254p (conserved hypothetical protein); translated protein: MTGQTQSDLRPPTDIEIEELKKIYGWKKAFKTWWSRADAKENEKKLLSTLEFFPGGDSIRNCELLDVDIGNKQHIHEFSIQNIESCSRDYCKDLVMVHGYGAALGLFVRNFDGLSRIPGINLHALDMLGCGLSSRPRFPGTGLISSVIKRGRVTKEEVYEAENFFIDSLEKWRQQRKLDKFVLVGHSLGGYLSCCYALKFPERVEKLVLVSPVGVEKSVFDLTKEHTPSHNNASELGPDLSKEVTNSSGRPTTDDPVKTSSSFHVPDEAGNVERVPNMPWIFSSMWTYNISPFGLLRSAGPAGPLLSSRWSFRRFSFAENTEQLLTFHEYCYSIFSGSGSGEYALTRILAPGVLARVPLLSRVPENLKCDSFWMYGSHDWMSKEAGSVIVRQINKTKGSVKADYSVVSDAGHHLYLDNPEEFNQKLAKFLKVDL